From one Pontibacillus sp. HMF3514 genomic stretch:
- a CDS encoding DUF3907 family protein has product MNNQMVQSQLEDVRTVLNNSVQRISSYLNQHCLEQMLKEDGSGNEDYYSSLLKALRRLEVFCDEAHDAVHFILKSEVFRKPAAEKTLYGIYHQCIMEFFSPKGDIWYENSRAAYTGKNTIMYHHTPPASFETLIHSLENGFQQLREELACYETDYQRKSSPS; this is encoded by the coding sequence ATGAATAATCAAATGGTGCAATCACAGTTAGAAGACGTAAGAACGGTTTTGAACAATTCTGTACAACGAATTAGCTCTTACTTAAATCAACATTGTCTGGAACAAATGCTAAAAGAAGATGGAAGTGGAAATGAGGATTACTACTCTTCTCTATTGAAGGCACTTAGACGATTAGAAGTTTTTTGCGATGAGGCGCATGATGCCGTTCATTTCATTCTCAAGTCAGAAGTTTTTCGAAAGCCTGCCGCAGAAAAAACGTTATATGGTATATACCATCAATGTATTATGGAATTTTTCTCACCTAAAGGAGATATTTGGTACGAAAATAGTCGTGCTGCTTATACAGGGAAGAATACAATTATGTATCACCATACACCACCAGCCTCATTTGAAACGTTAATCCATTCTCTAGAGAATGGGTTTCAACAACTTCGTGAGGAATTAGCTTGTTATGAAACAGACTATCAAAGAAAAAGCTCTCCATCTTAA
- the scpB gene encoding SMC-Scp complex subunit ScpB produces MEVQKYKAIVEGLLFASGDEGMTKKQIADVMDLDDETVELVLDELKYDYDHENRGIAIMQSKAYFHLTTKPEHAPYFQRLVESPHASRLSQAALETLAIIAYQQPITRTEVEEVRGVKSERPIQTLVTRNLIEERGRREGAGRPILYGTTTDFLTYFGLTSIEELPPLPEAVEQGDVEDEADLFFETFQGMEEDQTE; encoded by the coding sequence ATGGAAGTACAGAAATATAAAGCTATAGTGGAAGGATTACTTTTTGCATCCGGTGATGAAGGGATGACTAAAAAGCAAATCGCTGATGTAATGGATTTAGATGATGAAACAGTTGAACTGGTATTAGATGAATTAAAATATGATTATGACCATGAGAATCGTGGTATTGCGATTATGCAGTCAAAAGCTTACTTTCATTTAACGACCAAACCAGAGCATGCTCCATATTTCCAACGCTTAGTGGAATCACCCCATGCATCACGACTTTCCCAAGCAGCACTTGAAACCTTGGCGATTATTGCTTATCAACAGCCCATTACCCGTACCGAAGTAGAGGAAGTGCGTGGTGTGAAAAGTGAGCGTCCAATTCAAACGTTAGTTACACGTAATTTGATTGAAGAGCGTGGTAGAAGAGAAGGTGCTGGAAGACCGATTCTTTACGGGACCACAACAGACTTCTTAACTTATTTTGGTTTAACTTCTATTGAAGAACTTCCTCCATTACCTGAAGCTGTCGAGCAGGGCGATGTAGAGGATGAAGCAGACTTATTCTTTGAGACGTTTCAGGGAATGGAAGAAGATCAAACAGAATGA
- a CDS encoding segregation/condensation protein A: protein MNDRYTVKIDAFEGPLDLLLHLINRYEIDIYDIPVAEITEQYVSYIHTMQQLELDVASEYLVMAATLLAMKSQMLLPNQDIDLEDEEYEEEDPREELMRRLIEYRKYKEAADGLKERELEANQIYTRPPKSLDEYQGEDKPVTTQGDVTIYDMIGAMQKLFKRKKLEQPLETRVQRQEIPIQDRMDEILTEIENHKHGISFYNLFPVPTRPHIVVTFIAILELMKSRKILCEQSSHFEELVVYKMEE, encoded by the coding sequence ATGAACGATCGTTATACGGTTAAGATAGACGCCTTTGAAGGCCCATTAGACTTGCTATTACACTTAATCAATAGGTATGAAATTGATATTTATGATATTCCTGTTGCAGAGATCACAGAGCAATATGTATCTTATATACATACGATGCAACAGTTAGAGCTAGATGTCGCAAGTGAATATCTCGTTATGGCAGCAACTTTACTGGCTATGAAAAGTCAAATGCTTCTTCCCAATCAAGATATCGATCTTGAAGATGAAGAGTACGAGGAAGAAGATCCTCGTGAAGAGCTAATGAGAAGACTTATTGAATATCGAAAATATAAGGAAGCGGCAGATGGCTTAAAAGAACGTGAATTAGAAGCAAATCAAATCTATACGCGACCACCAAAAAGCTTAGACGAGTATCAAGGGGAAGACAAACCTGTAACAACGCAAGGTGATGTCACAATATATGATATGATCGGCGCTATGCAAAAACTATTTAAGCGTAAAAAGTTAGAGCAGCCCCTTGAGACAAGAGTGCAAAGACAAGAAATACCCATTCAAGACCGAATGGACGAAATCTTGACAGAAATTGAAAACCATAAACATGGAATTAGTTTCTATAATCTTTTCCCTGTACCTACGAGACCGCATATTGTAGTTACCTTTATAGCAATTTTAGAACTGATGAAAAGTAGAAAAATATTATGTGAACAATCTAGTCATTTTGAAGAACTAGTCGTGTATAAGATGGAGGAGTGA
- a CDS encoding YjcZ family sporulation protein gives MSGYGYGGGFALIVVLFILLIIVGASWLY, from the coding sequence ATGAGTGGATACGGATACGGCGGAGGTTTCGCGTTAATCGTTGTGTTGTTCATTTTACTAATCATCGTAGGGGCTAGCTGGTTGTACTAG
- a CDS encoding DUF309 domain-containing protein yields the protein MYDQAYIDYLAHFHGTRDYFECHELLEERWKEETPLDKQSLWVGLIQLSVSLYHYRRGNISGALRTLGKANDIIQAKQDHLESYGLDQERMLILLERLENKMNKGETYQSIQLPIIHDQLLSLVKKRCEELGSSYGVPSDLENKHLIHRHSMRDRTEVIEEREAELRKRKENH from the coding sequence ATGTATGATCAAGCATATATCGACTATCTCGCTCATTTTCACGGAACAAGAGATTACTTTGAGTGTCACGAACTACTAGAAGAGCGTTGGAAAGAAGAAACGCCTTTAGATAAACAATCCTTGTGGGTAGGACTCATTCAACTATCGGTTTCCCTTTACCATTATCGAAGAGGAAACATATCAGGGGCTCTTCGAACATTAGGCAAAGCCAATGATATCATTCAAGCCAAACAAGATCACTTAGAATCGTATGGTCTTGACCAAGAGCGCATGCTCATCTTATTAGAAAGGTTAGAAAATAAAATGAATAAGGGAGAAACTTATCAAAGTATACAACTTCCTATCATTCATGATCAGCTACTATCCCTTGTAAAGAAACGATGTGAAGAATTAGGTTCTTCATACGGGGTTCCTAGTGATTTAGAGAATAAACATTTAATTCACCGTCATTCTATGCGTGATAGAACCGAAGTTATTGAAGAAAGAGAAGCAGAACTACGTAAGCGAAAAGAAAATCATTAA
- a CDS encoding GNAT family N-acetyltransferase, with the protein MLIRYKKSFEKIAMGLLSFMPEEKDVKKLLSTIKEYETNDNWQLYLWKEEDILGAVGVKFDESQAVIQHISVNPSHRNQGIGKKMVEALKSELQNEYTICANNVTEDFVEQCD; encoded by the coding sequence ATGTTAATTCGATATAAAAAGAGTTTTGAAAAAATTGCCATGGGACTCTTGTCATTCATGCCTGAGGAAAAGGATGTTAAAAAACTTCTAAGTACCATTAAGGAATATGAGACAAATGATAACTGGCAATTATATTTATGGAAAGAGGAAGATATTCTAGGAGCAGTTGGAGTGAAGTTTGATGAATCACAAGCAGTCATCCAACACATCTCAGTCAATCCTTCCCATCGAAATCAAGGAATAGGGAAAAAGATGGTGGAAGCATTGAAAAGTGAGCTTCAAAATGAATATACAATTTGTGCAAATAATGTAACGGAAGATTTTGTTGAGCAATGCGATTAA
- a CDS encoding site-2 protease family protein produces the protein MVGWILLLFIIVPLGLFLHEIGHGFFAFIRNVPSIHIGIGVGKEIFSFQMGRIHVHISLFFFIGAFASYSSEEAFTYMDKILISLGGPLFSMAAYWLCWWGFITLQTNFLFTLMLFNGWLALINLIPYKVKDKKSDGYTIIEALFSRFFNKPA, from the coding sequence ATGGTTGGATGGATCCTCTTACTATTTATAATCGTACCTCTGGGCTTGTTTTTACATGAAATAGGCCACGGTTTCTTTGCTTTTATTCGGAACGTTCCTTCAATTCATATTGGAATTGGTGTAGGCAAAGAAATCTTCTCATTTCAAATGGGGAGAATACATGTACATATATCCTTATTCTTTTTTATAGGAGCATTTGCTAGTTATTCTAGTGAGGAAGCATTCACATATATGGATAAAATATTGATATCGTTAGGTGGACCTTTATTTAGCATGGCTGCCTATTGGTTATGTTGGTGGGGATTCATTACACTCCAAACAAACTTTCTTTTTACCCTAATGCTTTTCAACGGTTGGTTAGCACTCATTAATTTAATCCCTTATAAAGTGAAAGATAAGAAATCTGATGGTTATACGATAATAGAAGCTTTATTCTCCCGTTTTTTTAACAAACCTGCATAA
- a CDS encoding peptidylprolyl isomerase, whose product MKKGMIEFENGEKITFELYEDAAPGTVENFVKLANSDFYNGLTFHRVIPDFVIQGGCPDGTGAGGPGYTIKCETEGNPHKHQRGTLSMAHAGKDTGGSQFFICHSPQPHLDGRHTVFGQVVEGVEIVDRVRPGDVMQKVTIIEE is encoded by the coding sequence ATGAAAAAAGGTATGATTGAATTTGAAAATGGGGAAAAGATTACATTTGAATTATACGAGGATGCAGCACCAGGTACAGTAGAAAACTTTGTAAAACTAGCAAACTCTGACTTTTATAATGGACTTACTTTTCACCGAGTAATCCCTGATTTTGTTATTCAAGGCGGTTGCCCTGATGGTACAGGAGCAGGTGGTCCTGGCTATACAATTAAATGTGAAACAGAAGGAAATCCTCATAAACACCAAAGAGGAACACTCTCCATGGCACACGCTGGTAAAGATACAGGCGGAAGTCAGTTCTTTATTTGTCATTCCCCTCAACCACACCTTGACGGTCGACATACTGTGTTTGGACAAGTAGTAGAGGGTGTAGAAATTGTGGATCGTGTACGTCCTGGCGATGTCATGCAAAAAGTAACGATTATAGAGGAGTGA
- the lysA gene encoding diaminopimelate decarboxylase yields MNREQINSQGHLLVGGVDTVQLANQYGTPLYVYDVERIRQNAQSFVETFKKLGVQAQVAYASKAFSSIAMLQVAKEEGLSLDVVSRGELYTAIQAEFPTERIHLHGNNKNIEELEMAIENDIGCIVIDNFWEIDLLNGLLEEHGKEMDVLLRVTPGIEAHTHDYILTGQEDSKFGFDLWNGQAEKALTQLMGLDRIHIKGLHCHIGSQIFETHGFVMAVRKLFEALNNWKSKHGFIPEVLNLGGGFGIQYTDEDEPLPRSTYVEELVNEVKRQVEDMQIDMPEVWIEPGRAIVGDAGLTLYTIGSIKDIPNVRTYVSVDGGMTDNLRPALYHARYAAAVANKMNAPREQVVSIAGKCCESGDMLIWDVELPYVESGDILATFSTGAYGYAMSNHYNRFPKAAVVFVENGEHQLVIKRESYEDITRFDLPYERPY; encoded by the coding sequence ATGAATAGAGAACAGATCAATAGTCAAGGGCATCTACTTGTAGGGGGAGTAGATACTGTCCAATTAGCTAATCAATATGGAACACCTTTATATGTCTATGATGTTGAACGAATCAGGCAAAATGCACAAAGCTTTGTGGAAACATTTAAAAAGTTAGGTGTACAAGCTCAAGTTGCCTATGCCTCGAAAGCGTTTTCCTCTATTGCAATGCTCCAAGTAGCAAAGGAGGAAGGTCTGAGCCTGGATGTTGTATCTAGAGGGGAGCTATATACAGCCATTCAAGCTGAGTTTCCAACAGAGCGTATTCACCTACATGGAAATAATAAAAATATAGAAGAATTAGAAATGGCGATTGAGAATGATATTGGATGTATAGTTATTGATAACTTCTGGGAAATTGACTTGCTAAATGGTTTACTCGAAGAACATGGGAAAGAAATGGATGTTCTTTTACGCGTAACACCAGGAATTGAAGCTCATACACATGATTATATTTTGACAGGTCAAGAGGATTCAAAGTTTGGATTTGACTTATGGAACGGGCAAGCTGAAAAAGCCTTAACGCAATTAATGGGGCTTGATAGAATTCACATTAAAGGACTCCATTGTCATATTGGATCTCAAATTTTCGAAACCCATGGATTTGTGATGGCTGTTCGCAAGTTATTTGAAGCTCTAAATAACTGGAAGAGCAAACATGGTTTTATTCCTGAAGTCTTGAACCTCGGTGGTGGATTCGGAATTCAGTACACGGACGAAGATGAGCCTCTTCCACGATCGACCTATGTTGAAGAACTTGTTAATGAGGTGAAAAGACAAGTTGAAGATATGCAAATTGACATGCCAGAAGTATGGATTGAACCAGGAAGAGCGATTGTAGGGGATGCTGGTTTAACCCTTTACACGATAGGATCCATAAAGGATATCCCGAATGTTCGTACTTATGTGTCTGTTGATGGTGGCATGACCGATAACCTACGTCCTGCCCTTTATCATGCTCGGTATGCTGCCGCTGTGGCGAACAAGATGAATGCCCCAAGAGAACAAGTAGTTTCTATTGCAGGGAAGTGCTGTGAATCAGGAGATATGTTAATATGGGATGTGGAGTTACCATACGTTGAAAGTGGTGACATCCTGGCCACATTTAGTACAGGTGCTTATGGATATGCCATGAGCAATCACTACAACCGTTTTCCTAAGGCAGCTGTTGTTTTTGTTGAGAATGGAGAACACCAGCTAGTGATTAAACGCGAATCGTACGAAGATATCACACGATTTGACCTACCATATGAAAGGCCTTATTAG